One Herbaspirillum rubrisubalbicans genomic window carries:
- a CDS encoding DUF4747 family protein produces MSRHRSLSISRINIVTHPHAPAAYLRLMQRAFHSGKSVAIRGTEHLMIGEMWYLDGAKPQAGVRGQLYRFTHIDRKAPWFNVEKNDVASDDELAQINIPENLRPNCEMFDFVFYPKGHAFYLESKNGSRSLSPGLAAKLLKVLFTDASIVSEFGEVEVNVFSDKEQLNKILKIPQLRRLVIEVTRPNADELGKAQEKVFRRLQNLNARKMKVEVLAESKESIVVDEDLQLVAKVAAAGNGKVIGKGYSRDGQQIEESTVDKPWTEAIRYDPNLQTSAEALVTATAHLPGHD; encoded by the coding sequence ATGTCACGTCACCGCTCTCTGAGTATCTCCCGCATCAATATCGTCACTCATCCGCACGCGCCGGCCGCCTACCTGAGGCTGATGCAGAGAGCATTTCACAGCGGGAAGAGCGTTGCAATAAGGGGGACGGAACACTTAATGATTGGAGAGATGTGGTATCTCGATGGAGCGAAGCCCCAAGCCGGAGTTCGAGGACAACTTTATCGATTTACGCATATCGATAGAAAAGCACCATGGTTTAACGTCGAGAAGAACGATGTCGCGTCTGATGATGAGTTGGCTCAGATCAACATTCCCGAGAATCTTCGTCCTAATTGCGAGATGTTTGACTTTGTGTTTTACCCAAAGGGACACGCGTTCTATTTGGAGAGCAAAAACGGAAGTCGATCGTTAAGTCCTGGTTTGGCTGCCAAGCTTCTTAAGGTCCTATTTACCGATGCGAGTATCGTTAGCGAATTTGGAGAGGTCGAAGTGAATGTATTCTCCGATAAAGAACAATTGAATAAGATTCTAAAAATCCCCCAGCTGCGTCGTTTGGTCATTGAGGTCACCCGCCCCAACGCAGACGAACTGGGCAAAGCACAGGAAAAAGTGTTTAGAAGGCTTCAGAATCTCAATGCGCGCAAAATGAAAGTTGAGGTGCTTGCGGAATCTAAAGAATCGATAGTTGTAGACGAGGACTTGCAGCTCGTAGCTAAAGTCGCTGCTGCAGGTAACGGTAAGGTAATTGGAAAAGGGTATAGCCGGGACGGCCAGCAGATAGAAGAGTCAACCGTCGACAAGCCCTGGACTGAGGCCATTCGATATGATCCTAATTTGCAAACCTCCGCAGAGGCTTTAGTTACAGCCACCGCACATCTTCCTGGACACGATTAA
- a CDS encoding 3'-5' exoribonuclease has product MSLKVFIDTEFTNFVGPRLISIGMVARSGEEFYAEVPYPLNSCSDFVVETVIPLLGRVPNAFCPANDLSMKLRQWLETVRPDDEDVDICFDYQTDWDLFSDALSGQVPAWCRPCMINRNINELLRYEFHKKNKLPEHHALYDARANRYAYRERPLISS; this is encoded by the coding sequence ATGAGCCTAAAAGTATTTATCGATACCGAGTTCACCAACTTTGTTGGTCCTCGTCTGATCAGCATTGGCATGGTGGCTAGGTCCGGCGAAGAATTTTACGCGGAAGTGCCATATCCTTTGAACAGCTGCAGCGACTTCGTAGTTGAAACCGTAATCCCCTTACTAGGTCGCGTCCCCAATGCCTTCTGCCCAGCAAATGACCTAAGTATGAAATTAAGGCAGTGGTTGGAGACCGTCCGACCCGATGATGAAGATGTTGATATCTGTTTTGATTATCAAACTGACTGGGATTTATTTTCGGATGCGCTCAGCGGCCAAGTCCCGGCATGGTGTAGGCCCTGCATGATCAACCGTAACATCAACGAGCTGTTGCGATACGAATTTCACAAAAAGAACAAGCTTCCAGAGCATCACGCTTTATATGACGCGCGGGCAAACCGATATGCCTACCGTGAACGACCGTTGATATCGTCATGA